A single window of Melospiza georgiana isolate bMelGeo1 chromosome 19, bMelGeo1.pri, whole genome shotgun sequence DNA harbors:
- the SSH2 gene encoding protein phosphatase Slingshot homolog 2 isoform X2, with product MIPYFSDNAVISQGAIAQLISESFLTVKGAALFLPRGNGSSTPRISHRRNKHAGDLQQHLQAMFILLRPEDNIRLAVRLESTYQNRTRYMVVVSTNGRQDTEESIVLGMDFSSNDSSTCTMGLVLPLWSDTLIHLDGDGGFSVSTDNRVHIFKPVSVQAMWSALQSLHKACEVARSNNYYPGSLFLTWVSYYESHINSDQSSVNEWNAMQDVQSHRPDSPALFTDVPTERERTERLIKTKLREIMMQKDLENITSKEIRTELEMQMVCNLREFKEFIDNEMIVILGQMDSPTQIFDHVFLGSEWNASNLEDLQNRGVRYILNVTREIDNFFPGLFEYHNIRVYDEEATDLLAYWNDTYKFISKAKKNGSKCLVHCKMGVSRSASTVIAYAMKEYGWNLDRAYDYVKERRTVTKPNPSFMRQLEEYQGILLASKQRHNKLWRSHSDSDLSDHHEPICKAGLELNKKEITTSADQISEAKTNDNQQPMSPIYSAELEREQQLPEDTNMIEDVCVKERRIHLEFTCRDFHTEQMEDKLNLNNINGCTAGCCVDSVPSDNCRASEALMQLQHPLEITEFPDLTVDDLEKDALKPDMNVHLVPMEEFTSCLKDFPQSPNQNSLGPQQNPQPEVTDLSTDRIDFFSALEKFRSRTCSHSRPEEQGTGRNGVSRVPVLEVPPAADGGADARRSSPGNSPQPSDDSSTDEEQQKEVPELPGAGHLTRSHSENAISVKEIITEIESINQGAGPAQQKEGSANLSQTPKRNTVHDLPVEVTWASEKLEQSEGACAGHQEKEKDPLPAEQEEAPSLQLSSGRSDLEESSSGGEQQEPRGPTKAEPKWCPGSVRRATLEFEERLRQEQEHQHTAPACTLPTRKNSRNDSPAAELLPRGKSEEPPLELAPEGDKAQEEPLQPPRAEQPVGRPLPAPLGAPAQESLPTEPSPGQEATAQEHRTVVSFGGTEEPSLPSLLPKRIEIIEYTLTVKPAEQRPHTSCEQGGLAPATPSLDENLNPSMRLEKAPADPSPPEHAVRKQAAFTLGSPSKEGSGRSVHLGAASPSTLVTCPPSASLERSPYPCVIRLEGVTEQSTSTDDEPVTPCGTEGDATLPFRDSPKPLCGDSAGTSRQQSSEDFSRQRAANMDLPDISFLCYSLPHSSSSLSVEERSGSPGPVKLRAKEIEARIRHAGLTRPSHMKRSASLAKLDCLELSKDDLHDRESASSNANPVLLTCVALGRGFCGGRSERGSESACGKHRLSSPEPTRHFVEQLRTAECIAQSMPVERPLAQYAKECSSSQQSLCSSADPTWTSSRESPPLLQVQVLDSLSPSQALAVAPRQQHGRTHPLRRLKKTNDKKRTTNPLYNTM from the exons TAGCACTTGTACGATGGGCTTGGTGCTGCCTCTCTGGAGTGACACCTTGATCCACCTGGATGGGGATGG AGGCTTCAGCGTATCAACAGATAACAGGGTGCACATATTCAAGCCCGTGTCTGTACAGGCAATGTG GTCTGCTCTGCAGAGTTTGCATAAGGCTTGTGAAGTGGCAAGGAGCAACAACTACTATCCAGGGAGCCTCTTCCTCACGTGGGTCAGTTACTATGAGAGCCACATCAACTCTGACCAGTCATCAGTCAACGAGTGGAATGCCATGCAGGACGTGCAGTCCCACCGGCCCGACTCGCCCGCCCTCTTCACAGATGT CCCAACTGAGCGGGAACGCACGGAACGGCTGATTAAGACCAAATTAAGGGAGATCATGATGCAGAAAGATTTGGAGAACATCACCTCAAAAGAG ATCCGCACGGAGCTGGAGATGCAGATGGTGTGCAACCTGCGGGAGTTCAAAGAATTCATTGACAATGAAATGATAGTGATCCTTGGGCAGATGGACAGCCCCACACAGATATTTGATCATGTCTTTTTG ggctcagaaTGGAATGCCTCCAATTTGGAAGATTTGCAGAACAGAGG GGTACGGTACATTTTGAATGTGACTCGAGAAATAGACAATTTCTTCCCTGGGCTCTTTGAATACCACAATATCAGGGTTTATGATGAAGAAGCTACAGATCTTCTGGCTTACTGGAATGATACCTACAAATTCATCTCCAAGGCAAA GAAAAATGGTTCTAAGTGCCTGGTGCACTGCAAGATGGGAGTGAGCCGCTCAGCCTCCACAGTGATTGCCTATGCCATGAAGGAATACGGCTGGAACCTGGACAGGGCTTACGACTACGTGAAGGAGCGGCGCACGGTCACCAAGCCCAACCCCAGCTTCATGAGGCAGCTGGAGGAGTACCAGGGCATCCTGCTGGCCAG caaaCAGCGGCACAACAAACTGTGGCGCTCACACTCAGACAGCGACCTCTCGGATCACCACGAGCCCATctgcaaggctgggctggagctgaacAAAAAGGAGATCACCACCTCAGCTGACCAGATCTCAGAGGCCAAGACCAATGACAACCAGCAGCCCATGTCTCCCATTTActcagctgagctggagagggagcagcagctcccagaggacACAAATATGATTGAGGATGTGTGTGTGAAGGAGAGAAGGATCCACTTAGAGTTTACTTGCAGAGACTTCCACACTGAGCAGATGGAGGACAAACTGAACCTGAACAATATCAATGGCTGTACAGCAGGGTGCTGTGTAGACTCTGTCCCTTCTGACAACTGCCGTGCTTCTGAGGCCTTaatgcagctccagcacccTTTGGAAATAACAGAGTTTCCTGATCTGACAGTGGATGATCTGGAAAAAGATGCCCTTAAGCCTGATATGAACGTGCACTTGGTTCCCATGGAAGAATTCACTTCATGCTTAAAAGACTTCCCCCAATCCCCAAACCAGAATTCCCTAGGTCCCCAACAGAACCCTCAGCCCGAAGTGACAGACCTCAGCACAGACAGGATTGATTTCTTCAGCGCTTTGGAGAAATTCCGCTCCCGAACCTGCTCCCATTCCaggccagaggagcagggcactgggagGAATGGGGTCTCCAGGGTGCCCGTGCTGGAAGTGCCACCTGCTGCAGATGGGGGTGCAGATGCTCgaaggagcagccctggaaacTCTCCTCAGCCATCCGATGACTCTTCCACAGATGAAGAGCAACAAAAG GAGGTCCCTGAGCTGCCTGGTGCAGGTCATCTCACAAGATCCCACTcagaaaatgccatttctgtGAAGGAAATTATCACAGAGATCGAGTCAATCAACCAGGGAGCAGGACCTGCCCAGCAGAAAGAGGGTTCAGCCAACCTCAGCCAGACACCAAAGAGGAACACGGTGCATGACCTGCCAGTGGAGGTGACTTGGGCATCAGAAAAGTTGGAACAGAGCGAAGGAGCCTGTGCTGGACaccaggagaaggagaaggaccCTCTGCCAGCTGAGCAGGAAGAAGCCCCATCTCTGCAGCTGTCTTCTGGTAGATCAGACCTggaggaaagcagctctggtggggagcagcaggagcctcgTGGCCCCACCAAGGCCGAGCCCAAGTGGTGCCCCGGCTCGGTGCGGCGAGCCACGCTGGAGTTCGAGGagcgcctgaggcaggagcaggagcaccaGCACACGGCCCCAGCCTGCACTTTACCCACCCGCAAGAACTCCAGGAACGACTCCCCTGCTGCCGAGCTCCTGCCCCGGGGCAAGAGCGAGGAGCCGCCCCTGGAGCTGGCTCCGGAGGGGGACAAGGCGCAGGAGGAGCCGCTGCAgcctcccagggcagagcagcccgtGGGCAGACCCCTGCCTGCACCCCTCGGGGCCCCTGCCCAGGAgtccctgcccacagagcccagcccgggGCAGGAGGCAacagcacaggagcacaggACAGTGGTCTCGTTTGGTGGGACGgaggagccatccctgccctccctcctcccaaAGAGAATTGAAATCATTGAGTACACCCTCACGGTCAAGCCTGCGGAGCAGCGCCCCCACACAAGCTGTGAGCAGGGCGGGCTGGCCCCGGCCACCCCGTCTCTGGATGAAAACTTGAACCCCTCGATGCGCTTGGAGAAGGCTCCAGCGGATCCCTCGCCGCCGGAGCACGCGGTACGCAAGCAGGCTGCCTtcaccctgggcagccccagcaaggAGGGCAGTGGGAGATCTGTTCACCTCGGTGCTGCTTCTCCCTCTACCCTGGTGACCTGTCCACCTTCAGCCAGCCTCGAGCGCTCTCCTTACCCCTGTGTCATTCGCCTGGAAGGTGTCACCGAGCAGAGCACGAGCACAGATGATGAGCCGGTCACACCCTGTGGCACCGAGGGAGATGCGACTCTGCCCTTCAGGGACAGTCCCAAACCTCTCTGTGGGGACAGTGCTGGCACCtcaaggcagcagagcagcgAGGACTTCAGCAGGCAGCGTGCTGCAAACATGGACCTTCCGGACATCTCGTTCCTGTGTTACAGCCtcccccacagctccagcagcctcagcgTGGAGGAGCGCTccggcagccccgggccggTCAAGCTGCGGGCCAAGGAGATCGAGGCTCGGATCCGGCACGCAGGGCTCACCAGACCCTCCCACATGAAACGCTCGGCATCCCTGGCCAAGCTGGACTGCCTGGAGCTCTCCAAGGACGACTTACACGACAGGGAGTCGGCCTCTTCCAACGCCAACCCCGTGCTCCTCACCTGCGTTGCCCTGGGTCGAGGCTTTTGTGGGGGGAGGTCGGAGAGGGGCTCGGAGAGCGCGTGTGGGAAGCATCGCCTCTCCTCCCCAGAGCCCACCAGGCATTTTGTGGAGCAGCTCAGAACAGCTGAGTGCATTGCCCAGAGCATGCCCGTGGAGAGGCCGCTGGCTCAGTACGCCAAAgagtgcagctccagccagcagagcttgTGCTCCAGTGCAGATCCGACGTGGACTAGCTCCAGGGAGAGCCCTCCGCTGCTCCAGGTGCAGGTCCTGGACTCCTTGTCTCCATCTCAAGCTCTGGCTGTTGCCCCACGGCAGCAGCACGGGAGAACTCACCCTCTGAGGAGGCTCAAAAAGACCAATGACAAAAAGCGGACAACCAATCCCCTCTACAACACGATGTGA
- the SSH2 gene encoding protein phosphatase Slingshot homolog 2 isoform X1 encodes MALVTVQRSPTPSATSSPCASEADSGEEECRSQPRSISESFLTVKGAALFLPRGNGSSTPRISHRRNKHAGDLQQHLQAMFILLRPEDNIRLAVRLESTYQNRTRYMVVVSTNGRQDTEESIVLGMDFSSNDSSTCTMGLVLPLWSDTLIHLDGDGGFSVSTDNRVHIFKPVSVQAMWSALQSLHKACEVARSNNYYPGSLFLTWVSYYESHINSDQSSVNEWNAMQDVQSHRPDSPALFTDVPTERERTERLIKTKLREIMMQKDLENITSKEIRTELEMQMVCNLREFKEFIDNEMIVILGQMDSPTQIFDHVFLGSEWNASNLEDLQNRGVRYILNVTREIDNFFPGLFEYHNIRVYDEEATDLLAYWNDTYKFISKAKKNGSKCLVHCKMGVSRSASTVIAYAMKEYGWNLDRAYDYVKERRTVTKPNPSFMRQLEEYQGILLASKQRHNKLWRSHSDSDLSDHHEPICKAGLELNKKEITTSADQISEAKTNDNQQPMSPIYSAELEREQQLPEDTNMIEDVCVKERRIHLEFTCRDFHTEQMEDKLNLNNINGCTAGCCVDSVPSDNCRASEALMQLQHPLEITEFPDLTVDDLEKDALKPDMNVHLVPMEEFTSCLKDFPQSPNQNSLGPQQNPQPEVTDLSTDRIDFFSALEKFRSRTCSHSRPEEQGTGRNGVSRVPVLEVPPAADGGADARRSSPGNSPQPSDDSSTDEEQQKEVPELPGAGHLTRSHSENAISVKEIITEIESINQGAGPAQQKEGSANLSQTPKRNTVHDLPVEVTWASEKLEQSEGACAGHQEKEKDPLPAEQEEAPSLQLSSGRSDLEESSSGGEQQEPRGPTKAEPKWCPGSVRRATLEFEERLRQEQEHQHTAPACTLPTRKNSRNDSPAAELLPRGKSEEPPLELAPEGDKAQEEPLQPPRAEQPVGRPLPAPLGAPAQESLPTEPSPGQEATAQEHRTVVSFGGTEEPSLPSLLPKRIEIIEYTLTVKPAEQRPHTSCEQGGLAPATPSLDENLNPSMRLEKAPADPSPPEHAVRKQAAFTLGSPSKEGSGRSVHLGAASPSTLVTCPPSASLERSPYPCVIRLEGVTEQSTSTDDEPVTPCGTEGDATLPFRDSPKPLCGDSAGTSRQQSSEDFSRQRAANMDLPDISFLCYSLPHSSSSLSVEERSGSPGPVKLRAKEIEARIRHAGLTRPSHMKRSASLAKLDCLELSKDDLHDRESASSNANPVLLTCVALGRGFCGGRSERGSESACGKHRLSSPEPTRHFVEQLRTAECIAQSMPVERPLAQYAKECSSSQQSLCSSADPTWTSSRESPPLLQVQVLDSLSPSQALAVAPRQQHGRTHPLRRLKKTNDKKRTTNPLYNTM; translated from the exons TAGCACTTGTACGATGGGCTTGGTGCTGCCTCTCTGGAGTGACACCTTGATCCACCTGGATGGGGATGG AGGCTTCAGCGTATCAACAGATAACAGGGTGCACATATTCAAGCCCGTGTCTGTACAGGCAATGTG GTCTGCTCTGCAGAGTTTGCATAAGGCTTGTGAAGTGGCAAGGAGCAACAACTACTATCCAGGGAGCCTCTTCCTCACGTGGGTCAGTTACTATGAGAGCCACATCAACTCTGACCAGTCATCAGTCAACGAGTGGAATGCCATGCAGGACGTGCAGTCCCACCGGCCCGACTCGCCCGCCCTCTTCACAGATGT CCCAACTGAGCGGGAACGCACGGAACGGCTGATTAAGACCAAATTAAGGGAGATCATGATGCAGAAAGATTTGGAGAACATCACCTCAAAAGAG ATCCGCACGGAGCTGGAGATGCAGATGGTGTGCAACCTGCGGGAGTTCAAAGAATTCATTGACAATGAAATGATAGTGATCCTTGGGCAGATGGACAGCCCCACACAGATATTTGATCATGTCTTTTTG ggctcagaaTGGAATGCCTCCAATTTGGAAGATTTGCAGAACAGAGG GGTACGGTACATTTTGAATGTGACTCGAGAAATAGACAATTTCTTCCCTGGGCTCTTTGAATACCACAATATCAGGGTTTATGATGAAGAAGCTACAGATCTTCTGGCTTACTGGAATGATACCTACAAATTCATCTCCAAGGCAAA GAAAAATGGTTCTAAGTGCCTGGTGCACTGCAAGATGGGAGTGAGCCGCTCAGCCTCCACAGTGATTGCCTATGCCATGAAGGAATACGGCTGGAACCTGGACAGGGCTTACGACTACGTGAAGGAGCGGCGCACGGTCACCAAGCCCAACCCCAGCTTCATGAGGCAGCTGGAGGAGTACCAGGGCATCCTGCTGGCCAG caaaCAGCGGCACAACAAACTGTGGCGCTCACACTCAGACAGCGACCTCTCGGATCACCACGAGCCCATctgcaaggctgggctggagctgaacAAAAAGGAGATCACCACCTCAGCTGACCAGATCTCAGAGGCCAAGACCAATGACAACCAGCAGCCCATGTCTCCCATTTActcagctgagctggagagggagcagcagctcccagaggacACAAATATGATTGAGGATGTGTGTGTGAAGGAGAGAAGGATCCACTTAGAGTTTACTTGCAGAGACTTCCACACTGAGCAGATGGAGGACAAACTGAACCTGAACAATATCAATGGCTGTACAGCAGGGTGCTGTGTAGACTCTGTCCCTTCTGACAACTGCCGTGCTTCTGAGGCCTTaatgcagctccagcacccTTTGGAAATAACAGAGTTTCCTGATCTGACAGTGGATGATCTGGAAAAAGATGCCCTTAAGCCTGATATGAACGTGCACTTGGTTCCCATGGAAGAATTCACTTCATGCTTAAAAGACTTCCCCCAATCCCCAAACCAGAATTCCCTAGGTCCCCAACAGAACCCTCAGCCCGAAGTGACAGACCTCAGCACAGACAGGATTGATTTCTTCAGCGCTTTGGAGAAATTCCGCTCCCGAACCTGCTCCCATTCCaggccagaggagcagggcactgggagGAATGGGGTCTCCAGGGTGCCCGTGCTGGAAGTGCCACCTGCTGCAGATGGGGGTGCAGATGCTCgaaggagcagccctggaaacTCTCCTCAGCCATCCGATGACTCTTCCACAGATGAAGAGCAACAAAAG GAGGTCCCTGAGCTGCCTGGTGCAGGTCATCTCACAAGATCCCACTcagaaaatgccatttctgtGAAGGAAATTATCACAGAGATCGAGTCAATCAACCAGGGAGCAGGACCTGCCCAGCAGAAAGAGGGTTCAGCCAACCTCAGCCAGACACCAAAGAGGAACACGGTGCATGACCTGCCAGTGGAGGTGACTTGGGCATCAGAAAAGTTGGAACAGAGCGAAGGAGCCTGTGCTGGACaccaggagaaggagaaggaccCTCTGCCAGCTGAGCAGGAAGAAGCCCCATCTCTGCAGCTGTCTTCTGGTAGATCAGACCTggaggaaagcagctctggtggggagcagcaggagcctcgTGGCCCCACCAAGGCCGAGCCCAAGTGGTGCCCCGGCTCGGTGCGGCGAGCCACGCTGGAGTTCGAGGagcgcctgaggcaggagcaggagcaccaGCACACGGCCCCAGCCTGCACTTTACCCACCCGCAAGAACTCCAGGAACGACTCCCCTGCTGCCGAGCTCCTGCCCCGGGGCAAGAGCGAGGAGCCGCCCCTGGAGCTGGCTCCGGAGGGGGACAAGGCGCAGGAGGAGCCGCTGCAgcctcccagggcagagcagcccgtGGGCAGACCCCTGCCTGCACCCCTCGGGGCCCCTGCCCAGGAgtccctgcccacagagcccagcccgggGCAGGAGGCAacagcacaggagcacaggACAGTGGTCTCGTTTGGTGGGACGgaggagccatccctgccctccctcctcccaaAGAGAATTGAAATCATTGAGTACACCCTCACGGTCAAGCCTGCGGAGCAGCGCCCCCACACAAGCTGTGAGCAGGGCGGGCTGGCCCCGGCCACCCCGTCTCTGGATGAAAACTTGAACCCCTCGATGCGCTTGGAGAAGGCTCCAGCGGATCCCTCGCCGCCGGAGCACGCGGTACGCAAGCAGGCTGCCTtcaccctgggcagccccagcaaggAGGGCAGTGGGAGATCTGTTCACCTCGGTGCTGCTTCTCCCTCTACCCTGGTGACCTGTCCACCTTCAGCCAGCCTCGAGCGCTCTCCTTACCCCTGTGTCATTCGCCTGGAAGGTGTCACCGAGCAGAGCACGAGCACAGATGATGAGCCGGTCACACCCTGTGGCACCGAGGGAGATGCGACTCTGCCCTTCAGGGACAGTCCCAAACCTCTCTGTGGGGACAGTGCTGGCACCtcaaggcagcagagcagcgAGGACTTCAGCAGGCAGCGTGCTGCAAACATGGACCTTCCGGACATCTCGTTCCTGTGTTACAGCCtcccccacagctccagcagcctcagcgTGGAGGAGCGCTccggcagccccgggccggTCAAGCTGCGGGCCAAGGAGATCGAGGCTCGGATCCGGCACGCAGGGCTCACCAGACCCTCCCACATGAAACGCTCGGCATCCCTGGCCAAGCTGGACTGCCTGGAGCTCTCCAAGGACGACTTACACGACAGGGAGTCGGCCTCTTCCAACGCCAACCCCGTGCTCCTCACCTGCGTTGCCCTGGGTCGAGGCTTTTGTGGGGGGAGGTCGGAGAGGGGCTCGGAGAGCGCGTGTGGGAAGCATCGCCTCTCCTCCCCAGAGCCCACCAGGCATTTTGTGGAGCAGCTCAGAACAGCTGAGTGCATTGCCCAGAGCATGCCCGTGGAGAGGCCGCTGGCTCAGTACGCCAAAgagtgcagctccagccagcagagcttgTGCTCCAGTGCAGATCCGACGTGGACTAGCTCCAGGGAGAGCCCTCCGCTGCTCCAGGTGCAGGTCCTGGACTCCTTGTCTCCATCTCAAGCTCTGGCTGTTGCCCCACGGCAGCAGCACGGGAGAACTCACCCTCTGAGGAGGCTCAAAAAGACCAATGACAAAAAGCGGACAACCAATCCCCTCTACAACACGATGTGA